AGATGCAGCTTAACCCCAGCTATTTTTGGCAAGCTTGGGCCGTGGCGGTGGTAGCGGCACTGCTGGCGGGAATCTATCCAGCTTGGCGCTTGGGACGGGTCACAGTGGCAGCAGCAATTCGAGAAGAGTAAGGTCATCAGATATTTGCACAAGCCTTATCCATTCTTAAAGGATCAGGTTAGAGGTTTAATCGCTGTCGCTCTACGATGCGCTCATGAGTATTAAGCTTGAGTAAAGATATGGTGGTGCGCCCTTCTGTGGTTTTGCTGCTGATCTGGGCATTATGTCGGCTGAAATGATCGTTCCAACATTGCGTCCGAGGATTGAACAGAAAGCTAAAGTTTCCCGTTTCGGGGTCAAACGAGCCAAGATCAGTCCCTTTGTGACGATTACAGCGCCAGCACGCGTAGGCCAAATTCTCTGCTGTTGTTTTGCCGCCGTGTTTGCGGGCAATGATGTGATCGACTTCATGGGGATAAAAACTGGCATCGTTCGGCAGTAAGCAATATTCACAGCAATAATTGGCCTGATCCTTAACTTGGCGACGGAGTAAGGCGGGAATATTTGTCACGATTCAGCCATTGCTGAGAGATAGGGGAGGTTGCCAGATTTAAGCAAAATAATGAGATGTTCAATCTGTTCATATTCGTCTAACTCTTGACATTCCTCTGACGTGATTGTTTCTGCTGCATTCCGATCTAGAAGATATGTCAGACGCTGCTGCATTTCTGTGGTGGGCCGAAAGTCAGCAATCTGATCCGGGGTGGGCTGGCTAGCAAGAAAGTCGAGAATGTAGCGATAAACTTGAGCAGATAGTGTGGCTGGTTGCAGGCAGCGGCGCAGCAGCTCAGGGATTTGATCGCGGATGGGGGCGACTTGTTCCATTAGATCGTCGGGGATTTCAATCGTGAGTGTAGCCATTGGGTACTTCTCCCTAGCAAATCGCATTTGGTTAGGAGCATATGATAGCCCCCTCTATTTTCAGAGTTATCCAGATCTGGCTCTTGGGGTAACATGAGTACCTCCAGGGTAAATTACAAATCTTGTTGTGAGCGAAGCTGAGCAAACCTATCAGCAATGCAGTGTTGAAAAATGCAAATATTGAAATGGCTAGCAGGACTATCGCTGATCCTGTTGTTAATAGTCTCTCCTGTTTGGGCAGTAGAGCAGGGAAATGTCCAGTGGTTAGAGCCTGCCGAAACGCCCGCTTTCAAGAAAGCGATCGCACCTGTTCCCCTCAAGTTCCCGCAGGATTTTGGCCCCCATGAGGACTATCAAACAGAGTGGTGGTATTACACGGGAAACTTAGAGACCGAGACCGGACGACCCTTTGGCTATGAGCTGACACTGTTTCGTCGGGGTCTAACAACCGGTGAAGCGGAGCCGGGATCCCTGTGGCGCAGTAATCAGATTTATTTTGCACACTTCACCCTCAGCGATATCCAAGATCAGAATTTTTATCCGCAGGAGCGCTTTAGTCGAGGAGCCGCCGGTTTAGCCGGAGCACAGGCAGATCCCTATCGGCTGTGGCTTGATGACTGGTCGATTGAAGCCACATCACCCGAACAAGTGCAGCTCCAGGCTAAAGGAGAAGAAGTCTCGTTGGATTTGACCCTGTCGCTGACAAAGCCAGTACTCCAGGGCGATCGCGGCTACAGTGCCAAAGGCTCCGAACCGGGAAATGCTTCTTACTACTATTCGGTGGTTCAACAGCCCACAACGGGCACGGTCACAGTACAGGGAGAAAGCTATCCTGTCTCAGGCTCGAGCTGGACTGATCATGAGTATTCCACCAGCGCTCTCAGCGAAGGAACCGAGGGCTGGGATTGGTTTTCACTGGAACTAGACGATGGATCTGCCCTCATGCTCTACGGCTTGCGAACGGCAGACAACAACACGACGCCAGAATCTAACGGCACTTACATTAGCCCTGAGGGAAAGGTCATGCATCTCAACCGCGAGGATTTTGAGATCGATGTGCTGAAAACTTGGAAAAGTCCACAATCTCAGGCCGTTTATCCAGCCAAGTGGGATATTGCGATTCCTCGATTGGATCTCAATGCTAAGGTGTCTCCGTTAATAAACAATCAAGAGCTACTGTTCTCGACAACTTACTGGGAAGGGGCTGTGAAGCTTTCCGGCTCTCGTTCTCAGCAAGTGATCAAAGGCAAAGGATATGTTGAACTCACTGGCTATGAGCGAAGCTTGGCACTCTAAGCTCGGCTGTTTTGTAAAGTACTTCTGTCTTCTTAGAAAAAGAATAGATCCCGAAGTTGCCTTTACGATGAGAATGCTTGGAGACTCAAAAAACTCGGATTGTAGTAGTCATGGGCGTAAGCACTAAAAAACGACGGAAGTTGACCGTTAATAATCGGCTGTATGTCTGGTATGTCAAGGAAGACTATGACTTTCCCAACTATGTATTGCACGTTTTCTCCGATGACAAACAGTTCATCGTTCATTACCACTTGCGACAGTCTAGCGATATAAGGCATATTATCGTTCATGGACCTGATTTTCCGCGTGTAGCTGGCACTGGCGGAGTCTGGCGTCGATTTCGATGTCCAGAGTGGGGTATAGAAAATGGTGCAGTAACTCCCCGCACTGTTCGGAATCTGATTGATTGGTGCCAATCGTCAGGCAATACTACAGAAGTTGATTATGTTGGTAAAGCCGTCCCGCTCGGTGGTTGTTGTATATCCTGTGGCGTCAATCTTCGTGGCATGATTCCAATCAGCTCAAATTGTTGCCATAAGTGCGGCTATCCAGTCGCGGAGAGGGCTGGCTAGAAGTTTCATTGCATGTATAGATTGGCTTGAGGATCTGAGATCATCCTAACTTGTACAAAATCATCAGAAGTCACGGCAAACCTTTTAACTGAGAATTATTCCTGCCTACGCTACACTCATGGCTAGCTGGTTCTAGCACAGGAGATCATCAATGGATTTTGCAGGCGCGCTGCCGGTTTTTGTCATTACTCTTAGAGAAGGGGTCGAAGCAGCACTTGTAGTCGGCATTGTCCTCGCAGCTTTAACCAAAAGTCGCAAAGATGACCTAATTCCCTGGGTCTATTGGGGTATTTTGGCTGGAATTGGGGGCAGTTTACTGATCGGGCAACTGCTGAGTTGGGGACTTCGTAAAGTTGGAGAAGTTAATCCTCAGCTACAACCAGTGCTAGAGCCGTTCTTGAAAAGTGGACTTTGTGTGGTTGCGATCGCAATGCTGAGCTGGATGCTGATCTGGATGACCCAGCAATCCCAATCCCTCAAAGGAGAGATCGAGAATTCTCTCACGTCCTCGCTACAGAGCAGTGCAGCGGGGTGGGGCGTTTTTACACTGGTGGGCATTGCTGTTCTGCGAGAGGGTTTTGAAACCGTCCTGTTCATTTTTGCCAATGCACAACAGAACTCAGCTGCATTAGGTGCCGTCCTTGGGTTATCCGGGGCCGTTGGCATTGGCTTTGCCCTGTTCAAATGGGGAATCAGAATTAACCTGCGTCGATTCTTTCAAGTGATGGGCATTTTTCTACTGCTCATTGTGGCCGGTCTCGTCATTTCTGCCCTCAAAAATATCGACGCAGCGATCTATGCCCTTAGTCTGCTCAAACCAGCCAATACCCTCTGTTTTTCTACCGATTCCTGCGTTCTGGGAGCGCTCGCCTGGGATGTCAGCGCCGTTTTGCCCGACAGCCAATTTCCGGGGGTTATCTTCAAAGCCCTGTTGGGATACCGCGACCACCTCTACTGGCTGCAGGTAATCAGCTATAGTCTATTCTTAACCATCGTTGGTACCTCATACCTTCGGAGCTTAGGTCAACCACCCGCCAAACTTTCGAACCATTCATCAGCATCGTAGGAACTTCCCTGAACCCCATGAAAGATCTCGACACCTCAAAGACAACGGCCCTGCTTAACAGCATCATGGAATTTGAGCTGGCTGGTGTGGTTCGCTATACCCACTATTCGCTCATGGTTACGGGGCCAAATAGAATTCCCATTGTTGATTTCTTCAAAGCTCAGGCTAGTGAATCACTGCTCCACGCTCAGGAAGCAGGAGAAATCATCACGGGTCTAGAAGGACACCCAAGCCAACGCATCTCAACCATTGAAGAAACCCATCGTCACTCAGTCCAAGACCTGCTGCAGGAGAGCCTGAACCACGAGCAAAAAGCCCTGCATTTATACAAAGAACTGCTGGATGTTGTAGAAGATGCCAGCATCTACCTAGAAGAATATACGCGCACCAAAATTGGTCAAGAAGAGATGCACAATCTCGAAATCAAGAAAATGCTCAGGGATTTTAGTTAACAGAAGCTGGGGGGCCACTTAATACTGTCTCCCCTCAATGGACTGCTTGTCATGCGAAAGAGAGGCTGACCGTAACCCAGTCAATTGCAGGCATTATTGAGTAGCTTCGTTCCCCAAAATCGGGTCCAGAGAGCTGGAGTGATTTTGATATGGTAGATGGAAGCTTTTAGCAATCTGGGCTTAAGAATTTGAAGGGATACACCGACCGGCTGAGTGGCTGGAAGAGTTTTAGGCAATTCAACGGTTGGACCGTTGGGGTGGTTGCGATCGCATCCTTAATTGCAACGCCAATCCTCGTGGTGCTAGCCAGCGTTTTTTCTAACCAAAGCAACACCTGGGGACATTTAGCATCTACGGTGCTACCGCAATACATTCTTAATTCCTTTGGCTTGATGCTGGGCGTTGGCGCAGGCGTTTTGCTTTTGGGGGTCGGCACCGCTTGGCTGGTGACCCTCTGCTCCTTCCCTGGTAGCCGTTTTTTTGAATGGGCATTGCTGCTGCCCTTGGCAGCTCCTGCCTATTTGCTGGCCTATACCTATACCGAGTTTTTAGATTATTACGGCCCGATACAGACGGCACTGCGGGGGGTATTTGGCTGGCAAAGCGCGACTGACTACTGGTTCCCCAATATTCGGTCTCTGTGGGGTGCGATCGCAATGCTGAGCCTGGTTCTCTACCCCTATGTTTATCTGCTTGCCAGAGTTGCTTTTTTAGAGCAGGCCACCTGTACCTTAGAGGCCAGTCGTGCCCTAGGGTGCAATCCTTGGCAGGGCTTTCGCCGAGTTGCCTTACCCTTGGCTCGTCCTGCGATCACCGCCGGTTTAGCGTTAGCACTCATGGAGACGCTGAATGATTTTGGTACCGTGCAGTACTTTGGCGTCTCGACCTTTACGACGGGTATCTATCGCACCTGGTTCGGCAGCGGAGAACGTCAGGCCGCAGCCCAGTTAGCCGCCGTCTTGATGATGTTTATTTTGGGCCTCATTCTCCTGGAGCGCTGGTCTCGACGGCGGGCCCGCTACTATCAAACCAGCAGTAGTCAGCAGCAGCTCTCGACCTACAGACTTGTAGGTCTGCGGGCCTGCTTGGCCGTACTCGTTTGCCTGAGTCCCATCGTGCTGGGCCTCTTGATTCCCGGAGGGCTGCTGCTGCAGATGACGCTGAGTGAGAGAACCGCTCGCTTTAATCAGAGCTTTTTCGAGTTAGCCAACCACAGCCTACTGTTAGCTTCCGTGACGGCGGCCATTGCAGTTCTACTATCACTGTTTTTAGCCTATGGAGTCAGGCTGCAGGGCAACCCGCTGCTGCGGTTTGGCGTCCGTATTTCGTCGATGGGCTATGCCGTGCCGGGGTCAGTAATTGCGGTAGGAATTTTGATCCCGATCGCTTGGGTTGATAATTCACTCAATACCTGGATGACGAACACCTTTGGCTTCTCTACAGGGCTTTTGCTCAGCGGCACGGTTGTGGGGTTGGTTTTGGCCTATCTGGTCCGATTTTTGGCCGTATCCCTCAGCACTGTCGAGACCGGCCTCGGCAAAATTCGGCCGACCCTGGATGATGCCTCTCGCAGTTTAGGCCAGGGTACTGTCGGCACCTTGCGCAAGATCCATGTGCCGATTATGGAAGGGAGTCTGTTCACAGCGGTGATGCTGATCTTTGTGGACGTCATGAAAGAGCTCCCGGCCACCATTGTGATGCAGCCGTCTAACTTTGAGACCTTAGCAGTGCGGGTCTATCAATACGCCGAGGATGAACGCCTGATTGAGGCGGCGGCTCCAGCTTTAGCAATTATTGTGGTAGGGCTACTGCCAGTGCTGTTGTTGAGCTGGCAAATTACGCGATCGCGTCAAAGAAGCACCAACTAATTAGAATATTTGAAAGTGGCGGCTTACAACCTTGTGACGGCAGGTCCTTGAAGAGTGCATCAGTTCAGGAGAAAGCGATGGACGATTGGTTAAAGCAGATACAGGGCGAATTTAGCACGATCACGCGAGATGTGGATAACCTACTCTGGGAGATGGCAAAGCAGGGTGGAAAAGCCACGGAGCAGCTACTCGATAGCTCTTTAGAGGCGATGGATGATATAGAGGAGCGGGTCGCTCCTGTCTTCGGAGATTTAAGCGACCGCCTAGACCAAACATTAGAAACCCAATTTCTTTATCTGGACCAGCACTTAACGCCCTGGCTGGAAGAAGTCTCTGCACCCGTCACTCAGACTATTAATCCCTGGCTACAGGACCATTCAGCCTGCATTGGCTGTCGTCACTATCACGGTATGGCCTACGGTAATAACATCTTAGTATGTGCGATGTATCCCTATGGTCCAGAGTCTGATGCCTGCAAAGACTGGGACTCTGTTTGAACCGACAGCGCTTCAGAGAAATAGAGAAATCTATAGGGGTGCGATCGCAACTCCAACTCATGATTTGAGCGCGCCTTCAACGACCGCAGCACATCTTTACCCAAGCTCACCCCTTAAAAAGAGTTCAAGGCTGATACAGAACCCATCTTCTTGGGAACACTGCAATACGAGAGCAGAAGAGCCTGTTATGAACCAGCAAGACATATTGAATCAAATTGTTGCAGAGTTCCATAAAGATCCTGGCAATCAAATCATCATTGGAATGACTGAACTGACTGAGTTTGCGTCAGAAGAAATAGGCAAGGAAGTAACGCCAGAAGATTTATGTGAAGCGTTACAGGCACATCACAACGAGCAAGCTGGAGAAGAGCATCTGAACATCGTAGATGCAGCATCAGCACTCTGTAATCAAGTGGCGGATCGCTGCTGGGGTGAGTGCTTAGATGAAGACTACGATGAATGGGATGAGGTTGACATCAGCATCGATTGGGAAGATGTTGATCTAAATACTTCGGACAACCTGTACGCCACAATCAGGCCGTGCTGATAATTTGGCTTCGTTGAACAAAAACAATCCCATGGGAGACCTGTGCATAGAGTGCCATTTTTCAGTTTTCTCAGCCCAAGGCTTCACTTTATTTGAAGCTTTAAATTTTTGAGTAAGCTTTTGGGCTAGGGCTAGTCCTGGTCATTTTGCATGTTCTAGACCCGGATATCTATCTCACTACAAATGCCTCTCCCTAACGGTTCAGACTATTTTGACCTAAAGGTAGGTTCAATCTGTGAATCGGC
This is a stretch of genomic DNA from Acaryochloris thomasi RCC1774. It encodes these proteins:
- a CDS encoding HNH endonuclease, with translation MTNIPALLRRQVKDQANYCCEYCLLPNDASFYPHEVDHIIARKHGGKTTAENLAYACWRCNRHKGTDLGSFDPETGNFSFLFNPRTQCWNDHFSRHNAQISSKTTEGRTTISLLKLNTHERIVERQRLNL
- a CDS encoding lipocalin-like domain-containing protein; translation: MQILKWLAGLSLILLLIVSPVWAVEQGNVQWLEPAETPAFKKAIAPVPLKFPQDFGPHEDYQTEWWYYTGNLETETGRPFGYELTLFRRGLTTGEAEPGSLWRSNQIYFAHFTLSDIQDQNFYPQERFSRGAAGLAGAQADPYRLWLDDWSIEATSPEQVQLQAKGEEVSLDLTLSLTKPVLQGDRGYSAKGSEPGNASYYYSVVQQPTTGTVTVQGESYPVSGSSWTDHEYSTSALSEGTEGWDWFSLELDDGSALMLYGLRTADNNTTPESNGTYISPEGKVMHLNREDFEIDVLKTWKSPQSQAVYPAKWDIAIPRLDLNAKVSPLINNQELLFSTTYWEGAVKLSGSRSQQVIKGKGYVELTGYERSLAL
- a CDS encoding FTR1 family iron permease, yielding MDFAGALPVFVITLREGVEAALVVGIVLAALTKSRKDDLIPWVYWGILAGIGGSLLIGQLLSWGLRKVGEVNPQLQPVLEPFLKSGLCVVAIAMLSWMLIWMTQQSQSLKGEIENSLTSSLQSSAAGWGVFTLVGIAVLREGFETVLFIFANAQQNSAALGAVLGLSGAVGIGFALFKWGIRINLRRFFQVMGIFLLLIVAGLVISALKNIDAAIYALSLLKPANTLCFSTDSCVLGALAWDVSAVLPDSQFPGVIFKALLGYRDHLYWLQVISYSLFLTIVGTSYLRSLGQPPAKLSNHSSAS
- a CDS encoding ferritin-like domain-containing protein, producing the protein MKDLDTSKTTALLNSIMEFELAGVVRYTHYSLMVTGPNRIPIVDFFKAQASESLLHAQEAGEIITGLEGHPSQRISTIEETHRHSVQDLLQESLNHEQKALHLYKELLDVVEDASIYLEEYTRTKIGQEEMHNLEIKKMLRDFS
- a CDS encoding ABC transporter permease; translated protein: MKGYTDRLSGWKSFRQFNGWTVGVVAIASLIATPILVVLASVFSNQSNTWGHLASTVLPQYILNSFGLMLGVGAGVLLLGVGTAWLVTLCSFPGSRFFEWALLLPLAAPAYLLAYTYTEFLDYYGPIQTALRGVFGWQSATDYWFPNIRSLWGAIAMLSLVLYPYVYLLARVAFLEQATCTLEASRALGCNPWQGFRRVALPLARPAITAGLALALMETLNDFGTVQYFGVSTFTTGIYRTWFGSGERQAAAQLAAVLMMFILGLILLERWSRRRARYYQTSSSQQQLSTYRLVGLRACLAVLVCLSPIVLGLLIPGGLLLQMTLSERTARFNQSFFELANHSLLLASVTAAIAVLLSLFLAYGVRLQGNPLLRFGVRISSMGYAVPGSVIAVGILIPIAWVDNSLNTWMTNTFGFSTGLLLSGTVVGLVLAYLVRFLAVSLSTVETGLGKIRPTLDDASRSLGQGTVGTLRKIHVPIMEGSLFTAVMLIFVDVMKELPATIVMQPSNFETLAVRVYQYAEDERLIEAAAPALAIIVVGLLPVLLLSWQITRSRQRSTN